A region from the uncultured Desulfovibrio sp. genome encodes:
- a CDS encoding lipopolysaccharide assembly protein LapB: protein MSNQLDYEINKELGECYLFMGDFDKAEEYYRKAAGSNSQSAAPFLGLATVAVQRSDLDKALVLYQKAASVEETDKALCGIGLVYMEKGEHQQAFDYFAAALKKSRENIVALNCLVRESYQLGCVENALPYLEDTLHSGVEAEAVRVTLAGCMIYLGRAEEARQHLEAVLGANPTNTNAKELFDTMAA from the coding sequence ATGAGCAATCAACTGGATTACGAAATCAATAAGGAATTGGGCGAGTGCTACCTTTTCATGGGTGACTTTGACAAGGCCGAGGAATACTACCGCAAGGCCGCAGGCAGCAACTCCCAGAGCGCGGCCCCCTTCCTGGGCCTGGCCACCGTGGCCGTGCAGCGCTCTGATCTGGACAAGGCTCTGGTCCTGTACCAGAAGGCCGCCTCCGTGGAAGAAACCGACAAGGCCCTGTGCGGCATTGGCCTTGTGTACATGGAAAAGGGCGAACACCAGCAGGCCTTTGACTACTTTGCTGCTGCCCTGAAGAAATCCAGGGAAAACATTGTGGCTCTCAACTGCCTGGTGCGCGAATCTTATCAGCTTGGCTGCGTTGAAAACGCGCTGCCCTATCTGGAAGACACCCTGCACTCCGGCGTGGAAGCCGAGGCCGTTCGCGTCACTCTGGCCGGCTGCATGATCTACCTGGGCCGCGCCGAAGAAGCCCGGCAGCACCTTGAAGCCGTGTTGGGCGCTAACCCCACCAACACCAATGCCAAGGAACTTTTCGACACCATGGCTGCCTAG